The following are encoded together in the Arcobacter aquimarinus genome:
- a CDS encoding universal stress protein — protein MTNSKLLLATDFSKKSFKIIKNVLKYIENKEDELFIIHVIEDKLFQEKIDIEIAKTEGFKLLKKKFPILKEEQFICVEGDLEEQIALYTEKLMISFTILGNSKKNDFIYSFFENSNTKDIVRNLKTLNLIIKSKDEISFKNILIPSDLSPESKKYIYEVSSAFPEAKIKIYYSYSLPYERGYNFNLNKKEISEYQKEIKKDLIKEAEDFFNSLEITNKKKLIIKEGILDVKKLLKDSKDLKTDLLAIHTTGFFSFFAFYLVEYSKTNILIKKVNS, from the coding sequence GTGACTAATAGTAAACTTTTATTAGCTACAGATTTTTCTAAAAAAAGTTTTAAAATTATCAAAAATGTTTTAAAATATATAGAAAATAAAGAAGATGAATTATTTATAATTCATGTTATTGAAGATAAATTATTTCAGGAAAAAATAGATATAGAAATAGCTAAAACAGAGGGTTTTAAATTATTAAAGAAAAAATTTCCTATTTTAAAAGAGGAACAATTTATATGTGTTGAGGGTGATTTAGAAGAACAAATTGCACTTTATACTGAAAAGTTAATGATTTCATTTACTATTTTAGGAAATAGTAAAAAAAATGATTTTATATATAGTTTTTTTGAAAATTCAAACACAAAAGATATAGTTAGAAATCTTAAAACTTTAAATTTAATAATAAAATCAAAAGATGAAATCTCTTTTAAAAATATTTTGATTCCTAGTGATTTATCACCTGAATCAAAAAAATATATTTATGAAGTAAGTTCAGCTTTTCCTGAAGCTAAAATAAAAATATATTATTCTTACTCTTTACCTTATGAAAGAGGTTATAATTTTAATTTAAATAAAAAAGAGATAAGTGAATATCAAAAGGAAATCAAAAAAGATTTAATCAAAGAAGCAGAAGATTTTTTTAATTCTTTAGAAATTACAAATAAGAAAAAACTTATTATAAAAGAGGGTATTTTAGATGTTAAAAAACTTTTAAAAGATTCAAAAGATTTAAAAACTGACCTTTTAGCTATTCATACAACAGGATTTTTTAGCTTTTTTGCCTTTTATTTAGTTGAATATTCAAAAACAAATATTTTAATTAAAAAAGTAAACTCATAG
- the thiI gene encoding tRNA uracil 4-sulfurtransferase ThiI, whose protein sequence is MDKSQIKTQKFIIKYFTEIMIKGTTAKRQMIAQVYNNLNNMLTKISKEIQIKKFFDKVEIICPIEVVEQVRIKLLDTPGIEQILEAIQIDNMSSLDDIKEKVNEVMKDEIIGKTFVVRAKRTGTQEFKSMDIEKTVGGYMLAMNEGKTKGVALKNADVTILIELEHSQLNIITQKHLGLRGFPIGTQGSILSLMSGGFDSTVASYLTMKRGIKTHFIFFNLGGIAHEIGVKQVAYYLWNKFGSSHRVSFISVPFDDVVTEIFKSVSQPYMGVMLKRLMLKASEKIADSLGIDALVTGESVAQVSSQTLRNLALIDQCTNKLVLRPLAMMSKPDIIDIANKIGTRRFAESMPEYCGVISKNPVTHGSYERMEKEANAFDYSILDEAVKKTVFVNVDEIDQDVNEIGQMEIVTDLNSGDYTVIDIRQTSDCIETSCETLKIPFYELKNELKKLSQDKTYLFYCEKGIMSQLHAQYLRDSEGYTNIKVYRPNIKCK, encoded by the coding sequence ATGGATAAATCTCAAATCAAAACTCAAAAGTTTATCATCAAATATTTCACAGAAATTATGATAAAAGGAACAACAGCAAAAAGACAAATGATAGCTCAGGTTTATAATAACCTAAATAATATGCTAACAAAAATTTCAAAAGAGATACAAATAAAAAAATTTTTTGATAAAGTAGAAATTATTTGTCCAATTGAAGTGGTTGAACAAGTGAGAATAAAATTACTTGATACTCCAGGTATTGAGCAAATTTTAGAAGCTATTCAAATAGATAATATGAGTAGTTTAGATGATATAAAAGAAAAAGTAAATGAAGTTATGAAAGATGAAATCATCGGTAAAACTTTTGTTGTAAGAGCAAAAAGAACAGGAACACAAGAGTTTAAATCAATGGATATTGAAAAAACTGTTGGTGGATACATGCTTGCTATGAATGAAGGAAAAACAAAAGGTGTTGCTTTAAAAAATGCTGATGTTACTATTCTTATTGAACTTGAACACTCTCAATTAAATATTATTACTCAAAAGCATTTGGGATTAAGAGGTTTTCCTATTGGAACACAAGGAAGTATATTATCTTTGATGTCAGGTGGATTTGACTCAACAGTTGCTTCTTATCTTACAATGAAAAGAGGAATTAAAACACACTTTATTTTCTTTAATCTTGGTGGAATTGCTCATGAAATTGGGGTAAAACAAGTAGCTTATTATTTATGGAATAAATTTGGAAGTTCTCATAGGGTTTCATTTATTAGTGTACCTTTTGATGATGTAGTAACAGAGATTTTTAAAAGTGTAAGTCAACCTTATATGGGAGTTATGTTAAAAAGACTTATGTTAAAAGCAAGTGAAAAAATAGCTGATAGTTTAGGTATTGATGCTTTAGTAACAGGAGAGAGTGTTGCTCAAGTTTCAAGTCAGACATTAAGAAATCTAGCATTGATTGACCAATGTACAAATAAACTTGTTTTAAGACCACTTGCAATGATGAGTAAACCTGATATTATTGATATAGCTAATAAGATAGGAACAAGAAGATTTGCTGAATCTATGCCTGAATATTGTGGCGTAATTTCAAAAAATCCAGTAACCCATGGAAGTTATGAAAGAATGGAAAAAGAGGCAAATGCTTTTGATTACTCTATTTTAGATGAAGCTGTTAAAAAAACAGTTTTTGTAAATGTAGATGAAATAGACCAAGATGTAAATGAAATAGGGCAAATGGAGATAGTTACTGATTTAAATAGTGGAGATTATACTGTTATAGATATTAGACAAACTTCTGATTGTATAGAAACTTCATGTGAAACTTTAAAAATTCCATTTTATGAGTTGAAAAATGAGTTAAAAAAACTATCTCAAGATAAAACTTATCTGTTCTATTGTGAAAAAGGAATAATGAGTCAATTACATGCACAATATTTAAGAGATAGCGAAGGTTATACAAATATAAAAGTTTATAGACCAAATATAAAGTGTAAATAA
- a CDS encoding DUF1538 domain-containing protein yields MSDLIKQFRHTFIESTINLIPILLIIVGFQLFVFQSVPENVISICIGFFIVIIGVTFFLMGLEIGIFPLGNNLSSEFLERKSIFLFALFGFSLGFSASIAEPAIIAVASQAGEISKGALDPLTLRLIIAISVGLITAFGIVRTILGWNIAVIIVVGYVMVLVITYFTPPAIIGLAYDSGGVATNVATVPLIVALGIGIASALQGRSVLKDGFGFVALAAITPMISIQLYGIFALGSDFGTQAIEFVSIVEDEAHYEEGFTIIKVITDLFKTFLNLVPIIATILIFQYLVIKKPLANISGVIFGFIFLVIGLYGFIVGIKLGLFPIGESIAGNLVQMKNVFFIYLFAFLIGFGTTMAEPALVAVIKQADRMSSVRLNVIVIRFLVAIGVGFGILFGAYKIVNGYNIWLLITILYSIVVILTIFAPKQIVAFAFDLGGVTTSEITVPIVTAFGIFLATNIEGRNVLMDGFGLIAFASVFPMITVMSYSIIMNLKK; encoded by the coding sequence TTGTCTGATTTAATAAAGCAATTTAGACATACTTTTATTGAATCTACTATTAATTTAATTCCTATTCTTTTGATTATTGTAGGGTTTCAATTATTTGTATTTCAAAGTGTACCTGAAAATGTAATCTCTATTTGCATAGGTTTTTTTATCGTAATTATTGGAGTTACATTTTTTTTGATGGGTTTAGAAATAGGAATTTTCCCTCTAGGAAATAATCTTTCAAGTGAATTTTTGGAGAGAAAATCCATATTTTTATTTGCTTTATTTGGTTTTTCTTTGGGATTTAGTGCTTCTATTGCAGAACCTGCGATTATAGCTGTTGCTTCTCAAGCAGGAGAGATATCAAAAGGGGCTTTGGACCCATTAACCTTAAGATTGATTATTGCTATAAGCGTTGGGTTAATTACAGCTTTTGGAATAGTGAGAACTATTTTAGGTTGGAATATAGCAGTTATTATTGTAGTTGGATATGTGATGGTTTTAGTAATCACATATTTTACACCACCAGCTATTATTGGACTTGCTTATGATTCAGGAGGAGTTGCTACAAATGTTGCAACAGTTCCATTGATTGTAGCTTTAGGTATAGGAATAGCTTCGGCACTTCAAGGAAGAAGTGTTTTAAAAGATGGTTTTGGATTTGTAGCACTTGCTGCTATTACTCCAATGATTAGTATTCAACTTTATGGGATATTTGCACTTGGAAGTGATTTTGGAACTCAGGCTATAGAATTTGTTTCAATTGTAGAAGATGAAGCACATTATGAAGAGGGTTTTACAATAATCAAGGTAATTACTGATTTATTTAAAACTTTTCTAAATTTAGTGCCTATAATTGCTACAATTTTAATATTTCAATATTTAGTTATTAAAAAACCTTTGGCAAATATTTCAGGAGTTATTTTTGGATTTATATTTTTAGTTATTGGTTTATATGGATTTATTGTTGGAATAAAACTAGGACTTTTTCCTATTGGAGAATCAATAGCTGGAAATTTAGTTCAAATGAAAAATGTATTTTTTATCTATTTATTTGCATTTTTAATTGGTTTTGGAACAACTATGGCAGAACCTGCTTTGGTTGCTGTTATAAAACAAGCTGATAGAATGTCAAGTGTTAGATTAAATGTGATTGTTATTAGATTTCTTGTTGCTATTGGTGTTGGTTTTGGTATTTTATTTGGGGCATATAAAATTGTAAATGGTTATAATATTTGGCTTTTGATAACTATTTTATATAGTATAGTTGTTATTTTAACTATTTTTGCTCCAAAACAGATAGTTGCTTTTGCTTTTGATTTAGGAGGTGTTACAACTTCTGAAATTACAGTTCCTATTGTTACAGCTTTTGGAATATTTTTAGCTACAAATATTGAAGGTAGAAATGTTTTAATGGATGGATTTGGACTTATAGCATTTGCTTCAGTGTTTCCTATGATTACTGTTATGAGTTATAGCATAATTATGAATTTAAAAAAATAA
- a CDS encoding DUF481 domain-containing protein, producing the protein MKSFIKQISFLFIITTSSFALHFDRHLELSYVKTSGNSNTNTFSAKLESTTKITGKGSFKAKGSVLYSENNEQKSANKYDIEIDYYHMLGEKIYSYIGANYVKDQFSDYDYRLNIGPGIGYNFFENEIQNLDIHVGLDYAFDKYNSSKKDEYVAPRSELNYRHKINENLEFKQMLNYLISIEDSDKYFISSESSLAVKMTQNLSLGVSYRLDHINKTEKEKTDRKFLTSLIMDF; encoded by the coding sequence ATGAAGAGTTTTATAAAACAAATCTCTTTTTTATTTATTATTACAACTTCTTCTTTTGCTTTACATTTTGATAGGCATTTAGAGTTATCTTACGTTAAAACAAGTGGAAATAGTAATACAAATACTTTTTCCGCAAAACTTGAAAGCACTACAAAAATAACAGGAAAAGGAAGTTTTAAAGCAAAAGGAAGTGTTTTATATAGTGAAAATAATGAACAAAAATCAGCTAATAAATATGATATTGAAATAGATTATTATCATATGTTAGGTGAAAAAATTTATTCATATATTGGAGCAAATTATGTGAAAGATCAATTTTCTGATTATGATTATAGATTAAATATAGGTCCTGGTATTGGATATAATTTTTTTGAAAATGAAATTCAAAATTTGGATATTCATGTAGGATTAGATTATGCTTTTGATAAATATAATAGTTCCAAAAAAGATGAATATGTTGCACCAAGAAGTGAACTAAATTATAGGCATAAAATAAATGAAAATTTAGAATTTAAACAGATGCTAAATTATCTAATTTCTATAGAAGATAGCGATAAATATTTTATTTCAAGTGAATCATCATTGGCTGTAAAAATGACACAAAATCTATCTTTGGGAGTTAGCTATAGGCTTGACCATATAAATAAAACTGAAAAAGAAAAAACAGATAGAAAGTTTTTGACTTCTTTGATTATGGATTTTTAG
- a CDS encoding DUF3817 domain-containing protein — translation MLENTFSRFRVISIIEGISYLILVLIAMPLKYIFDYPLAVKIVGMTHGILFILFVLTLALAANRYRWSLALNIKLFIYSLIPFGFIPIEKIIMKNPPKTQEI, via the coding sequence ATGTTAGAAAATACATTTTCAAGATTTAGAGTAATCTCTATTATAGAGGGAATCTCTTATTTAATTTTAGTTTTAATAGCAATGCCACTTAAATATATATTTGATTATCCATTAGCTGTAAAAATTGTAGGAATGACGCACGGAATACTTTTTATTCTTTTTGTATTAACTTTAGCATTAGCAGCTAATAGATATAGATGGAGTTTGGCTTTAAATATTAAATTGTTTATTTATTCATTAATACCATTTGGGTTTATTCCAATTGAAAAAATCATTATGAAAAACCCACCAAAAACTCAAGAGATTTAA
- a CDS encoding NAD(P)/FAD-dependent oxidoreductase: protein MNNIYDCIVLGGGPAGILASISCASENNKVLLLEKLPKIAAKLKATGGGKCNLTNTLSTEEFMAKFGKNGRFMSHALELFNASDLRDFFAKIGVETIARDGFRVFPVNHSSSIILSALDEELKRVGVDVECSVAIETIKKENDIFIITSKDKIYKSKNIIIATGGLGYPILGATGDGYIYAKDFGHSITSTHPAMMPLMTKEKNFASCKADTVAKAILKVNIPKYKNLKLVGDLIFTKEGLRGPVILDFAREITPILAKHNEVPLLINFLKGKNEEEIFSHLKNEIAKNPTHTILENLETLLATSVATEILNICQIDTSLRFKQIEGVKREKLVKTLAWTPFTIIGHEGFKNAMITRGGVELKEIDSKTMQSKIIDGLYFCGEVVNIDGPCGGYNLQWSFSSGFLAGKLRK from the coding sequence TTGAATAATATTTATGATTGTATCGTACTTGGTGGCGGACCTGCTGGAATCTTAGCCAGTATTAGTTGTGCTAGTGAAAATAACAAGGTACTACTTCTTGAAAAACTTCCAAAAATTGCAGCTAAACTAAAAGCTACTGGCGGAGGAAAATGTAATCTTACAAATACTCTATCAACTGAAGAGTTTATGGCAAAGTTTGGTAAAAACGGTCGTTTTATGAGTCATGCTTTGGAACTTTTTAATGCAAGCGATTTAAGAGATTTTTTTGCAAAAATTGGAGTTGAAACAATAGCAAGAGATGGTTTTAGAGTATTTCCTGTAAATCACAGTTCAAGTATAATCCTAAGTGCTTTAGATGAAGAATTAAAAAGAGTTGGTGTAGATGTTGAATGTTCTGTAGCTATTGAAACTATAAAAAAAGAAAATGATATTTTTATCATAACTTCAAAAGATAAAATCTATAAATCAAAAAATATCATTATTGCAACTGGAGGTTTAGGTTATCCAATCTTAGGAGCAACTGGTGATGGATATATCTATGCAAAAGATTTTGGTCATAGCATTACTTCAACTCATCCAGCTATGATGCCACTAATGACAAAAGAGAAAAATTTCGCTTCTTGTAAGGCTGATACAGTCGCAAAAGCTATCTTAAAAGTAAATATTCCAAAGTATAAAAATCTAAAACTTGTAGGTGATTTGATTTTCACAAAAGAGGGTTTAAGAGGTCCAGTTATTTTGGATTTTGCTAGAGAAATTACTCCTATTTTAGCAAAACACAATGAAGTTCCACTTTTGATAAACTTTTTGAAAGGTAAAAATGAAGAAGAGATTTTTTCTCATCTAAAAAATGAAATAGCAAAAAATCCAACACATACTATTTTAGAAAATTTAGAAACTCTACTTGCAACTAGTGTTGCAACTGAAATTTTAAATATTTGCCAAATAGATACAAGTTTACGATTTAAACAAATTGAAGGTGTTAAAAGAGAAAAATTGGTCAAAACTTTAGCTTGGACACCTTTTACAATCATAGGTCATGAGGGATTTAAAAATGCCATGATTACAAGAGGTGGAGTTGAATTAAAAGAGATTGATTCAAAAACTATGCAAAGTAAAATAATAGATGGTTTGTACTTTTGTGGTGAAGTTGTAAATATAGATGGACCTTGTGGTGGATATAATCTTCAATGGTCTTTTTCAAGTGGCTTTTTAGCAGGAAAATTAAGAAAATAA
- a CDS encoding CBS domain-containing protein, with translation MLVEELMKKNVTTIKPYATLKEALKLMKEKNLKVLIVDKNSPSDAYGIITNTQILKAIVAEDGDIELLNVYDLYNKPAFSVSSKIDVKYAAKIMIEHNIKRVVVTDNNELLGVLSITDLTNYLMTWVE, from the coding sequence ATGTTAGTTGAAGAATTGATGAAAAAAAATGTTACAACGATAAAACCATACGCTACTTTAAAAGAGGCATTAAAACTTATGAAAGAGAAAAATTTAAAAGTTTTAATTGTTGATAAAAATTCACCTTCAGATGCTTATGGGATTATTACAAATACACAAATCTTAAAAGCGATAGTTGCTGAAGATGGAGATATAGAATTATTAAATGTATATGATTTATATAATAAACCAGCTTTTAGTGTATCTTCTAAAATAGATGTGAAATATGCTGCAAAAATAATGATTGAACATAATATAAAAAGAGTGGTAGTAACAGATAATAATGAACTTTTAGGAGTTTTATCAATCACTGATTTAACAAACTATTTAATGACTTGGGTGGAATAA
- a CDS encoding potassium/proton antiporter: MDSIELYLLITAFLMLLSVAASKLSTSFGIPSLFIFLGLGMLAGSDGILGIYFDNVQLAQNIGTLALIFILFGGGLDTAWKAIKPVLKDGLILATLGVSLTAFFVAICVYYLLDFTFLEALLLGAIVSSTDAAAVFAILRAKGIALKKKLGPLLELESGSNDPMAIFLTVAILQILMLPQSSSAIEWIGTFFLQFLIGGALGFVFGYLLPPILNRIHLSFYGLYPVFTIGWVLFLFASSSMLGGNGFLAVYLAGIVANTKEFVHKKNLIGFHDGLSWIMQIAVFLALGLLVFPSQLPDVALYGLAIAFWLMFVARPAGVFLSTMFSSFSLKERTFISWVGLRGAVPIILATYPYLQGFEQSNLIFNIVFFVVLFSILIQGATLPFVAKLLKVESKSKDFKPENVVASPLFYHTLKQFYIEENSKVIGLSIVELNLPADFLILLIKRESEYIKPTGSTILEENDMLLIQCNSENRYKKVLKNFQVDKTLATK, from the coding sequence ATGGACTCTATAGAACTATATTTACTAATAACAGCTTTTTTAATGCTTTTAAGTGTTGCTGCTAGTAAACTCTCTACTAGTTTTGGAATTCCTTCTTTATTTATATTTTTAGGTCTTGGAATGTTAGCAGGTTCTGATGGAATACTTGGAATCTATTTTGATAATGTACAGTTAGCTCAAAATATTGGAACTTTAGCTTTAATATTTATATTATTTGGTGGAGGATTAGATACAGCTTGGAAAGCTATTAAACCTGTATTAAAAGATGGTTTAATACTTGCTACTTTGGGAGTTTCTTTAACTGCTTTTTTTGTTGCTATTTGTGTTTATTATCTACTTGATTTTACTTTTTTAGAAGCCTTGCTTTTAGGAGCTATCGTATCTTCAACTGATGCAGCGGCTGTATTTGCAATATTAAGAGCAAAAGGAATTGCTTTAAAGAAAAAGTTAGGTCCTCTTTTAGAACTAGAATCAGGAAGTAACGATCCTATGGCAATTTTTCTAACAGTTGCTATTTTACAAATTTTGATGTTACCTCAAAGTTCTTCAGCAATTGAATGGATTGGAACATTTTTTTTACAGTTTTTAATTGGCGGAGCTTTAGGCTTTGTCTTTGGGTATTTACTACCTCCTATTTTAAATAGAATACATTTAAGCTTTTATGGGCTTTATCCTGTATTTACAATAGGATGGGTTTTATTTTTATTTGCTTCTTCTTCTATGCTTGGGGGAAATGGATTTTTAGCTGTTTATCTTGCTGGAATTGTTGCAAATACAAAAGAGTTTGTACACAAAAAAAATCTAATTGGTTTTCATGATGGTTTATCATGGATTATGCAAATTGCTGTTTTCTTAGCTTTAGGACTTTTGGTATTTCCTTCTCAACTTCCTGATGTTGCTCTTTATGGTTTAGCTATTGCTTTTTGGTTGATGTTTGTAGCAAGACCAGCTGGAGTTTTTTTAAGTACAATGTTTAGTTCATTTAGTTTAAAAGAAAGAACTTTTATCTCTTGGGTTGGACTAAGAGGTGCTGTTCCTATTATTTTAGCTACATATCCTTATTTACAAGGATTTGAACAATCTAATCTAATTTTTAATATTGTATTTTTCGTAGTATTATTTTCTATCTTAATTCAAGGAGCAACTTTACCTTTTGTTGCGAAGTTATTAAAAGTTGAATCAAAAAGTAAAGATTTCAAACCTGAAAATGTTGTCGCTTCTCCACTTTTCTATCATACTTTAAAACAATTTTATATAGAAGAGAATTCAAAAGTTATAGGATTAAGTATTGTTGAGTTAAATTTACCAGCTGATTTTCTAATTCTTTTGATAAAAAGAGAGAGTGAATACATAAAACCAACAGGTTCTACTATTTTAGAAGAGAATGATATGTTGTTGATTCAATGTAACAGCGAAAATAGATATAAAAAAGTTTTAAAAAATTTTCAAGTTGATAAAACTTTAGCTACTAAATAA
- a CDS encoding P-II family nitrogen regulator produces the protein MKFVNLMVITSAENEDAIKNIAKDCGADGATVIQGRGSSSGSKKSFFSLTFEGNQTIVNYVLEEKLSKKVLRAINKMILDDELSCVAFTMPISHIVGLDREVLRKFEDTIKKEDDL, from the coding sequence GTGAAATTTGTTAATTTAATGGTTATAACATCTGCTGAAAATGAAGATGCTATAAAGAATATTGCGAAAGATTGTGGTGCTGATGGAGCTACTGTAATTCAAGGAAGAGGAAGTAGTTCAGGAAGTAAAAAAAGCTTTTTTTCTTTGACTTTTGAGGGAAATCAAACAATTGTTAATTACGTTTTGGAAGAAAAGTTGTCTAAAAAAGTATTAAGAGCTATTAATAAAATGATTTTAGATGATGAACTTAGTTGCGTAGCTTTTACCATGCCAATTTCTCATATCGTTGGATTAGATAGGGAAGTTTTAAGAAAATTTGAAGATACAATAAAAAAAGAAGATGATTTATAA
- a CDS encoding B12-binding domain-containing radical SAM protein, whose product MKNIILTTLNARYSHTSLGLRYLIANLKELKEQAEILEFVINSSVQTIAEQILEKKPKIIGIAVYIWNAFDVGELVKVIKKVSPNTMVILGGPEVSYTPLRVNFDMADYIICGEGEVSFYNLCKELLEGNCTQSRVINSPKVDFEKIALPYDDYTDFDIKNRHIYVENARGCPFECEFCLSSIETKMRYLDIDIFLEQIEKLWIRGARSFKFIDRTFNIKISYAKAILNYFLAKKEDYFLHFEVIPDNFPEELRDLIKQFKEGCLQLEVGIQTLNLDVAKEIRRNLKIDKIKDNLRFLSQETHAHMHIDLIIGLPSESIESFGKNLNQLYTLSTGEIQVGILKKLSGTTLDRHDKIYGMVYNDSPPYDILQNDLISFSQMQEMKRFARFWDIVYNSGNFQKTTALLFEDGKVFENFYDLSKWLYKRSESTYKISLDRMAEFLFEYMSKNHDKELIANTILEDVMKVGGRKIPPFLKKIIPETYDFAQKDVSKANKRQQLRSN is encoded by the coding sequence ATGAAAAATATAATACTTACTACACTAAACGCAAGATATTCTCATACCTCTTTAGGATTGAGATATTTAATAGCAAATTTAAAAGAATTAAAAGAACAAGCAGAAATATTAGAGTTTGTAATAAACTCATCAGTTCAAACAATAGCAGAACAAATCCTAGAAAAAAAACCAAAGATTATAGGAATTGCTGTTTATATATGGAATGCTTTTGATGTTGGAGAACTTGTAAAAGTAATAAAAAAAGTATCTCCAAATACAATGGTAATTTTAGGAGGTCCTGAAGTTAGTTATACACCTCTTAGAGTAAATTTTGATATGGCTGATTATATTATTTGTGGAGAAGGAGAAGTTAGCTTTTACAACCTTTGTAAAGAACTTTTAGAGGGGAATTGTACTCAATCACGAGTTATAAATTCGCCAAAAGTTGATTTTGAAAAAATAGCTTTACCTTATGATGATTACACAGATTTTGATATAAAAAATAGACATATTTATGTTGAAAATGCAAGAGGTTGTCCTTTTGAGTGTGAATTTTGTCTTTCATCAATTGAGACAAAAATGAGATATTTAGATATTGATATTTTTTTAGAACAAATCGAAAAATTATGGATTCGAGGTGCTAGAAGTTTTAAATTTATTGATAGAACTTTTAATATCAAAATCTCTTATGCAAAGGCTATTTTGAACTATTTTTTAGCAAAAAAAGAGGATTATTTTTTACACTTTGAAGTTATACCTGATAATTTCCCAGAAGAATTAAGAGATTTAATTAAGCAGTTTAAAGAGGGATGTTTACAACTTGAAGTTGGTATTCAAACTCTAAATTTAGATGTTGCAAAAGAGATAAGAAGAAATTTAAAAATAGATAAAATCAAAGATAATTTAAGATTTTTATCACAAGAAACACACGCTCATATGCATATAGATTTGATTATTGGGCTTCCTAGTGAAAGTATTGAGAGTTTTGGAAAAAATCTAAATCAACTCTATACTCTTTCAACAGGAGAGATTCAAGTTGGAATTTTGAAAAAACTATCTGGGACTACTCTTGATAGGCATGATAAAATATATGGTATGGTTTATAATGATTCACCTCCTTATGATATTTTACAAAATGATTTGATTAGTTTTTCACAAATGCAAGAGATGAAAAGATTTGCTAGATTTTGGGATATTGTATATAACAGTGGAAATTTCCAAAAAACAACAGCTTTACTTTTTGAAGATGGAAAAGTGTTTGAAAATTTCTATGATTTATCAAAATGGTTATATAAAAGAAGTGAATCAACTTATAAGATTTCCCTTGATAGAATGGCAGAATTTTTATTTGAATATATGTCAAAAAATCATGATAAAGAGTTAATTGCAAATACAATTTTAGAAGATGTTATGAAAGTTGGTGGAAGAAAAATTCCTCCATTTTTGAAAAAAATTATTCCAGAAACTTATGATTTTGCTCAAAAAGATGTATCAAAAGCTAATAAAAGACAACAGCTAAGGAGTAATTAA
- a CDS encoding DUF3010 family protein, which produces MNICGIELKANNTILVVLNNNKYIDIKIKKISLEDDEKQEDIRKFCNEFLDFLQKNQIEKIFIKKRAKKGAFSGGAVTFKMEGLIQLNPHCEVELISSNTISAFEKKNQIEFPKELKKYQEQAYLVAKVLST; this is translated from the coding sequence ATGAATATTTGTGGAATTGAATTAAAAGCTAACAATACAATTTTAGTTGTGTTAAATAATAATAAATATATTGATATTAAAATAAAAAAAATTAGTTTAGAAGATGATGAAAAACAAGAAGATATTAGAAAGTTTTGTAATGAATTTTTGGATTTTTTACAAAAAAATCAAATAGAAAAGATATTTATAAAAAAAAGAGCAAAAAAAGGTGCTTTTTCAGGTGGTGCTGTAACTTTTAAAATGGAAGGATTAATTCAACTAAATCCACATTGTGAAGTTGAATTAATATCTTCTAATACTATTAGTGCTTTTGAAAAGAAAAATCAAATAGAGTTCCCAAAAGAGTTAAAAAAATATCAAGAGCAAGCTTATTTAGTAGCTAAAGTTTTATCAACTTGA